From Mya arenaria isolate MELC-2E11 chromosome 12, ASM2691426v1, the proteins below share one genomic window:
- the LOC128211730 gene encoding fibropellin-3-like, translating into MYSCISRVSGYSFISRVSGCSCISRESVYSCISRVSGCSCISRMSGYSCITCVSGYSCISRVSGYSCISRVSMYSCISRVSGYSYISRESGYSCISRVSGYSCISRESGYSCISRMSGYSCISG; encoded by the coding sequence ATGTACAGCTGTATATCCCGTGTGTCTGGGTACAGCTTTATATCCCGTGTGTCTGGGTGCAGCTGTATATCACGTGAGTCTGTGTACAGCTGTATATCCCGTGTGTCTGGGTGCAGCTGTATATCCCGTATGTCTGGGTACAGCTGTATAACCTGTGTGTCTGGGTACAGCTGTATATCCCGTGTGTCTGGGTACAGCTGTATATCCCGTGTGTCTATGTACAGCTGTATATCCCGTGTGTCTGGGTACAGCTATATATCCCGTGAGTCTGGGTACAGCTGTATATCCCGTGTGTCTGGGTACAGCTGTATATCCCGTGAGTCTGGGTACAGCTGTATATCCCGTATGTCTGGGTACAGCTGTATATCCGGTTAG